In Pseudonocardia autotrophica, one DNA window encodes the following:
- a CDS encoding DUF2637 domain-containing protein, whose amino-acid sequence MRTDTAERWRHQHAEAREQRASARRAARARAWARRWSGVRAAASVAVRSAPALAGVAACVAPTAIATRGQYEFGAEVMRLGAMAVLVPVMLEGAAWMLAWQRYQAVAAGDPATRLTAGVWALAGAAAGLNFWHGATGLSGSVQVGVTYGVASVVGFGLVELLARHRAGGSPRARERRARRRLALARAVRFPRVSWAAWSMRVAHGSATAPEQVWRQVWESSTSAAAVDPGAVPPERKAAAAAVVPPPLAPADEPSERSERPEGNDTCSVTAHGDQLPAAVAPSHSGGGVGERADRADLRRRAADARVQDLAELLCSGAAVTGEQAGVIFGVSERTGRRLVAEAKTTCDQPPAAAPGAAGGDDTHAAAVPGAGEQHRLLQFPGAESPHAGRSA is encoded by the coding sequence GTGCGTACCGACACCGCCGAGCGGTGGCGACACCAGCATGCCGAGGCGCGGGAGCAGCGCGCGAGCGCGCGCCGCGCGGCGCGGGCTCGGGCATGGGCGCGCCGCTGGTCGGGGGTGCGGGCCGCGGCGAGTGTGGCTGTTCGCTCGGCCCCGGCGCTGGCGGGCGTGGCGGCGTGTGTCGCGCCGACCGCGATCGCCACGCGGGGTCAGTACGAGTTCGGGGCCGAGGTGATGCGACTCGGCGCGATGGCGGTTCTGGTCCCGGTGATGCTGGAGGGCGCGGCGTGGATGCTGGCCTGGCAGCGGTATCAGGCGGTCGCCGCGGGTGATCCGGCGACCCGGCTGACCGCCGGGGTGTGGGCCCTGGCCGGTGCTGCGGCGGGCCTGAACTTCTGGCACGGCGCGACCGGTCTGAGTGGCTCGGTACAGGTCGGGGTCACCTACGGCGTCGCGAGCGTGGTCGGGTTCGGCTTGGTCGAGTTGCTGGCCCGCCACCGCGCGGGGGGCTCGCCGCGGGCGCGGGAGCGCCGTGCCCGCCGCCGGCTGGCTCTGGCCCGCGCGGTGCGGTTCCCGCGGGTGTCCTGGGCGGCCTGGTCAATGCGGGTCGCCCACGGCTCAGCCACTGCCCCGGAGCAGGTCTGGCGCCAGGTGTGGGAGTCGTCGACCAGCGCCGCCGCGGTCGATCCGGGGGCGGTGCCGCCGGAGCGGAAGGCCGCCGCGGCCGCGGTAGTCCCGCCGCCGCTCGCACCGGCAGACGAGCCCAGCGAGCGGTCTGAGCGTCCCGAGGGAAACGACACCTGCTCGGTCACCGCCCATGGTGATCAGCTGCCCGCGGCGGTGGCACCGTCCCACTCCGGCGGCGGGGTAGGGGAGCGGGCCGACCGCGCCGATCTCCGCCGCCGCGCCGCTGATGCCCGGGTGCAGGACCTGGCCGAGCTGTTGTGCTCCGGGGCCGCGGTGACCGGCGAGCAGGCCGGGGTGATCTTCGGGGTGTCGGAGCGCACCGGACGTCGCCTGGTAGCCGAGGCGAAAACAACCTGTGACCAGCCTCCAGCCGCGGCGCCCGGCGCAGCAGGCGGCGACGACACCCACGCCGCGGCCGTTCCGGGAGCGGGGGAGCAGCACCGGTTGTTGCAGTTTCCGGGCGCGGAATCCCCGCACGCGGGGAGGAGCGCATGA
- a CDS encoding type IV secretory system conjugative DNA transfer family protein yields MSTPTLHPVAEPDPEPSSPPEGRDGRARRARAGVERGLSAVWWRAVWPVATSVAASPGWARAAALAAGLVCRWQVQLAAAAAMVLGMAMCWAAPSAADAGTTALLLAAVWWLGALLVTAGVAMMSVPVARAAYAHTIRGRVRSRYGLDGWASWWDLHRYVSAAAVRQIAVGTRPSLADQVRDGDGSDGRVHPGRVARLPVGECGTWLGRSVVGPVLGTECYAAKRDVVGLLAPPQTGKTATLGHHVLDHRGPALVTSTKTDLFELCAGTRAEQGPVWLFNPENLGEWGSTMSWSPVTGCTDAQIAQQRAGYLVGATAGDPDKGEDQWDEWATAVLRALLLAAAISGREMDTVARWVLRPSRDPAEGGAGEALEILRNAPPGLVPPRAVDSLWQVLASRAHKTTESIFLTLSRSVQFMTDPTVAALALPRPGLPEFDIDAFLTSNATVFLVGSDRAHGSVAPLVAAFTGYVFESAKTAAARREKGRLDPPLGLFLDEVALISPVALDRWIPDSGGRGIHLVWAVQSPSQLVARWGQAGSATIWNSTNAKLVFGGFTLDEDLDPISTLCGFRHETVRDPDGRERYERVRTCPADRLRVLPEWHAVLIHRATPATIVRTTPVWTRKDLRPPPPVAAAAVAPPTEQPRAPLPDDEATAA; encoded by the coding sequence ATGAGTACCCCGACGCTGCACCCTGTGGCCGAACCGGACCCGGAACCCAGCTCGCCGCCGGAAGGCCGGGATGGTCGGGCTCGGCGGGCCCGTGCCGGTGTGGAGCGCGGACTGTCGGCGGTGTGGTGGCGTGCGGTGTGGCCGGTGGCCACGTCGGTGGCCGCCTCCCCGGGGTGGGCCCGCGCGGCGGCGCTGGCCGCGGGGCTGGTGTGTCGCTGGCAGGTCCAGCTGGCCGCGGCCGCGGCGATGGTGCTGGGAATGGCGATGTGCTGGGCCGCGCCGTCCGCGGCTGACGCTGGCACCACCGCGCTGCTGCTGGCGGCGGTGTGGTGGCTGGGCGCGCTGCTGGTCACCGCCGGGGTGGCGATGATGTCAGTGCCGGTGGCGCGGGCGGCCTACGCGCACACGATCCGGGGTCGGGTGCGGTCCCGCTACGGCCTGGATGGGTGGGCGTCGTGGTGGGATCTGCACCGATATGTGTCCGCGGCCGCGGTCCGTCAGATCGCGGTCGGTACCCGCCCCAGCCTGGCCGACCAAGTCCGCGACGGCGATGGCAGCGACGGTCGGGTTCATCCCGGGCGGGTGGCGCGGCTGCCGGTCGGTGAGTGCGGCACCTGGCTGGGCCGGTCGGTGGTCGGCCCTGTCCTGGGGACCGAGTGTTACGCGGCTAAGCGGGACGTGGTGGGGCTGTTGGCGCCCCCGCAGACCGGCAAGACCGCGACCCTGGGCCATCACGTGCTCGACCACCGTGGCCCGGCCCTGGTGACCTCGACCAAGACCGACCTGTTCGAGCTGTGCGCGGGCACCCGCGCTGAACAGGGCCCGGTGTGGCTGTTCAACCCGGAGAACCTCGGCGAGTGGGGTTCGACGATGTCCTGGTCACCGGTGACCGGCTGTACTGATGCCCAGATCGCCCAGCAGCGGGCCGGCTACCTGGTCGGTGCCACCGCCGGTGACCCCGACAAGGGTGAGGACCAATGGGACGAGTGGGCCACCGCGGTGCTGCGTGCGCTGCTGCTGGCCGCGGCGATCTCGGGCCGCGAGATGGACACCGTGGCCCGATGGGTGCTGCGCCCGAGCCGGGACCCGGCCGAGGGCGGGGCGGGCGAGGCCCTGGAGATTCTGCGCAACGCCCCGCCCGGACTAGTGCCGCCCAGGGCGGTGGACTCGTTGTGGCAGGTGCTGGCCAGTCGGGCCCACAAGACCACCGAGTCGATCTTTTTGACGTTGTCGCGGTCGGTGCAGTTCATGACCGACCCCACCGTGGCCGCGCTGGCCCTGCCCCGCCCCGGGTTGCCCGAGTTCGACATCGACGCCTTCCTGACCAGTAACGCCACGGTGTTCCTGGTCGGATCCGACCGCGCGCATGGATCGGTCGCGCCACTGGTGGCGGCGTTTACCGGGTATGTGTTCGAGTCGGCCAAGACCGCGGCCGCCCGCCGCGAGAAGGGCCGATTGGACCCGCCGTTGGGGCTGTTCCTCGACGAGGTCGCCCTGATCAGCCCGGTGGCGCTGGACCGGTGGATCCCCGACTCCGGCGGGCGCGGGATCCACCTGGTGTGGGCGGTTCAGTCCCCCTCGCAGCTAGTGGCGCGCTGGGGCCAGGCGGGTTCAGCCACGATCTGGAATTCCACCAACGCCAAGCTCGTCTTCGGCGGGTTCACCCTCGACGAGGACCTGGACCCGATCTCGACGCTGTGCGGATTCCGGCACGAGACCGTCCGCGACCCGGACGGGCGCGAACGCTACGAACGCGTCCGGACCTGCCCCGCGGATCGGCTGCGCGTGCTGCCCGAATGGCATGCCGTGCTGATCCACCGCGCCACCCCGGCCACGATCGTGCGTACCACTCCGGTGTGGACACGTAAGGACCTGCGCCCACCCCCGCCGGTGGCCGCGGCGGCGGTAGCGCCCCCGACCGAGCAGCCCCGTGCGCCGTTACCCGACGACGAGGCGACGGCCGCCTGA
- a CDS encoding FDXHR family putative zinc-binding protein — MTAAGDARRDRPARRGETEVLTLRLTCCERTWVGPDRAHCCRRHRGCGHVFDDPDLWDDHRRAGRCLDPLALGLMQTATGVWIRALDNPH, encoded by the coding sequence ATGACCGCGGCCGGTGACGCCCGCCGCGACCGCCCAGCCCGCCGGGGCGAGACAGAGGTGCTCACCCTGCGTCTCACGTGTTGCGAGCGCACCTGGGTCGGCCCCGACCGGGCTCACTGCTGCCGACGACACCGCGGGTGCGGACACGTCTTCGACGACCCGGACCTGTGGGACGATCACCGCCGGGCCGGGCGCTGCCTCGACCCTCTCGCGCTCGGCCTGATGCAGACCGCCACGGGAGTCTGGATCCGCGCACTGGACAACCCCCACTGA